Proteins encoded within one genomic window of Nonomuraea gerenzanensis:
- a CDS encoding FAD-binding oxidoreductase, producing MQHNLGIVTAMAVSLVPRPETIGLVHGRIQRDQVGVALGAVTSFLRRGNPADGLLRVRELSLVPSGGDWMLPAGVDPSLFTILGPLMGSDATVELAEELLRKALIEVEGAEALGVLDAAEVAADDPLYPRALMAQGIPTCRGVHNALGVTSCDQIDEGAMGFLALLPLMPMHARRTEQILAAMQTAVDRHTTALMVEWNLVSEHLANGVIQIFFERGAPDAPYRAHQLRNDGSCLLRGHGCAIYRSDIDHAAADVWSETSTAGLGMLHRLKTALDPDGMISPGRYGA from the coding sequence GTGCAGCACAACCTGGGCATCGTCACCGCCATGGCCGTGTCGCTGGTGCCGCGCCCCGAGACCATCGGGCTCGTGCACGGCCGCATCCAGCGCGACCAGGTCGGCGTGGCGCTCGGCGCGGTCACCTCCTTCCTGCGCCGCGGCAACCCGGCCGACGGGCTGCTGCGCGTGCGGGAGCTGTCGCTGGTCCCCAGCGGCGGCGACTGGATGTTGCCGGCGGGTGTGGACCCGAGCCTGTTCACCATCCTCGGGCCGCTCATGGGCAGCGACGCCACGGTGGAGCTGGCCGAGGAGCTGCTGCGTAAGGCGCTCATCGAGGTCGAGGGCGCCGAGGCACTGGGCGTGCTGGACGCGGCCGAGGTCGCCGCCGACGACCCGCTCTACCCCCGCGCGCTCATGGCGCAGGGCATCCCCACCTGCCGGGGCGTGCACAACGCGCTCGGCGTGACGTCGTGCGACCAGATCGACGAGGGCGCGATGGGCTTCCTGGCACTGCTGCCGCTGATGCCCATGCACGCCCGCAGGACCGAGCAGATCCTGGCCGCGATGCAGACCGCCGTGGACCGCCACACCACGGCCCTCATGGTGGAGTGGAACCTCGTCAGCGAGCACCTGGCCAACGGCGTCATCCAGATCTTCTTCGAACGCGGCGCGCCCGACGCCCCCTACCGCGCCCACCAGCTCCGCAACGACGGCAGCTGCCTGCTGCGGGGGCACGGCTGCGCCATCTACCGCTCCGACATCGATCACGCCGCCGCCGACGTCTGGTCCGAGACCAGCACCGCCGGCCTCGGCATGCTGCACAGGCTCAAGACGGCGCTCGACCCGGACGGCATGATCTCGCCCGGCCGCTACGGCGCCTGA
- a CDS encoding TetR/AcrR family transcriptional regulator, producing MEPAEALRADARHNRTRILDAAREAFATRGLDVPMAAIARRAGVGVATLYRRFPSRESLITEVFEDELTACASVVDEALADPDPWRGFCAAIEKVCAMQVADRGFTEAFLTAFPGAVDYERTRARAERGFAEVVRRAKAAGRLRADFEPADLMLLLKANCGVATGTDEEAAMGSRRLVAYLLQAFRAEHAGPLPPAPPLTLSPPQAVR from the coding sequence ATGGAACCCGCCGAGGCGTTGCGGGCCGACGCCAGGCACAACCGGACGCGCATCCTCGACGCCGCGCGGGAGGCGTTCGCCACGCGCGGGCTGGACGTGCCGATGGCGGCCATCGCGCGGCGGGCCGGGGTGGGGGTGGCGACGCTCTACCGGCGCTTCCCGTCGCGGGAGTCGCTGATCACCGAGGTGTTCGAGGACGAGCTGACGGCGTGCGCGTCGGTGGTGGACGAGGCGCTGGCCGATCCGGACCCGTGGCGGGGGTTCTGCGCGGCGATCGAGAAGGTGTGCGCGATGCAGGTGGCCGATCGGGGGTTCACCGAGGCGTTCCTGACGGCCTTTCCCGGCGCGGTGGACTACGAGCGGACGCGGGCGCGGGCCGAGCGGGGGTTCGCCGAGGTGGTGCGGCGGGCCAAGGCCGCCGGGCGGCTGCGGGCCGACTTCGAGCCTGCCGATCTGATGCTGCTGCTCAAGGCGAACTGCGGGGTGGCCACCGGCACCGATGAGGAGGCGGCCATGGGGTCGCGGCGGCTGGTGGCGTACCTGCTGCAGGCCTTCCGCGCCGAGCACGCCGGGCCCCTGCCGCCCGCGCCACCGCTCACGCTCAGCCCTCCGCAGGCGGTGCGCTAG
- a CDS encoding alpha/beta fold hydrolase, with translation MVAGGLVLGLAPVAGLAALAGMALVGAGPEAFTVAGLAVFASVLFLGLLLCVPRPRAAWARWLRAAAVLGVEAAVVWQVSAVTLHPPAAPPAPAGVAGQREWRLPTGSRLAYVRIAPGRVTRPDPVIFLHGGPGVGDLEGDAAFYGRLASAGYEVYVYDQLGAGRSARLADPRGYGLTRDVADLEAIRRTLREERLTLVARDHGAQLAAAYLAAHPGHVSRAVLYSPAGLSPARSPSRTAFSAIPLGAAGLPHPRTLALSALLRVDPETAHAFAGDRELDAHLALLRHRPSCPARPPGPGQGGYVALAGRAAPASLRADLTRVKVPVLVVKGACDAEPWSEATAYRRALPEARLAYVGDGVPAGRTDAYFAVLRTFLTDGRLNAYEGDGPPPGYRGPVRAAGS, from the coding sequence GTGGTGGCGGGGGGCCTGGTGCTGGGGCTGGCGCCGGTCGCGGGCCTGGCCGCGCTGGCCGGGATGGCCCTGGTGGGCGCGGGCCCCGAGGCGTTCACCGTGGCCGGCCTGGCCGTGTTCGCGTCGGTGCTCTTCCTCGGCCTGCTGCTCTGCGTACCCCGGCCCAGGGCCGCATGGGCACGCTGGCTGCGCGCGGCGGCGGTGCTGGGGGTGGAGGCGGCCGTGGTGTGGCAGGTCTCGGCGGTCACGCTGCACCCGCCGGCCGCCCCGCCCGCCCCCGCCGGGGTGGCGGGCCAGCGCGAGTGGCGGCTGCCCACGGGCTCCCGGCTGGCGTACGTACGGATCGCACCCGGACGGGTCACGCGGCCGGATCCGGTGATCTTCCTGCACGGCGGCCCGGGCGTCGGCGACCTGGAGGGCGACGCGGCGTTCTACGGCCGGCTCGCCTCCGCGGGCTACGAGGTGTACGTCTACGACCAGCTCGGCGCCGGCCGCTCGGCCCGGCTGGCCGACCCCCGGGGATACGGCCTGACCAGGGACGTCGCCGACCTGGAGGCGATCCGGCGCACCCTGCGCGAAGAGCGCCTCACCCTCGTCGCCCGTGACCACGGGGCGCAGCTCGCCGCCGCCTACCTGGCGGCGCATCCCGGCCACGTGTCCCGAGCGGTCCTGTACTCGCCGGCCGGCCTCTCCCCGGCCCGCTCGCCGTCCCGTACCGCCTTCTCCGCCATCCCCCTGGGGGCGGCCGGGCTGCCGCACCCGCGCACGCTCGCCCTCTCGGCGCTGCTGCGGGTGGACCCGGAGACCGCGCACGCGTTCGCCGGTGATCGCGAGCTGGACGCCCACCTCGCGCTCCTGCGCCACCGGCCGTCGTGCCCCGCTCGCCCGCCCGGCCCCGGCCAGGGCGGTTACGTCGCGCTGGCCGGTCGGGCCGCGCCCGCCTCACTGCGCGCGGACCTGACGCGGGTGAAGGTGCCCGTGCTGGTCGTCAAGGGCGCCTGCGACGCCGAGCCCTGGTCGGAGGCCACCGCCTACCGCCGCGCGCTCCCGGAGGCACGCCTGGCCTACGTCGGCGACGGCGTTCCCGCCGGCCGTACCGATGCCTACTTCGCGGTGTTGCGGACGTTCCTCACGGACGGGCGGCTGAACGCCTACGAGGGGGACGGGCCGCCGCCCGGCTACCGCGGACCCGTGCGAGCGGCCGGGTCCTGA
- a CDS encoding methyltransferase domain-containing protein, with product MDFAAQRHALVAQLRAAQDVSEPVAAAMLAVPRHLFVPGVEPEAAYRDEPIVTKLDADGRPISSSSQPAIMATMLDQLDVRPGHRVLEIGAGTGYNAALLARLVGPEGRVVALDLDEDTVEQAREHLAAAGVSGVEVLCRDGAAGHPEPAPYDRLIATVGVWDLAPAWLAQLRPDGRLVVPLDLRGVQVSAAMERDGERWVSRSVAPCGFMRMRGSFTGTEAVVVARQDPMLMLMLPEPREVGDVPAALDAAPTEITVRREEAAPPFTVAMGMALWLALHEPRWCALSGDFGSGPGFTAGVVEPGGIALLAVSGSLVARGHGEAGARLAAELAAHVRAWDEAGRPEASALRIEAHPHAPATGATPAGGGAVVIEKRHTTLVLGFG from the coding sequence ATGGACTTCGCGGCGCAGAGGCATGCCCTGGTGGCGCAGCTAAGAGCGGCCCAGGACGTCAGCGAGCCCGTGGCCGCGGCCATGCTCGCGGTGCCGCGCCACCTGTTCGTGCCCGGCGTCGAGCCGGAGGCGGCCTACCGCGACGAGCCCATCGTGACCAAGCTCGACGCCGACGGCCGGCCGATCAGCTCCTCCTCGCAGCCGGCCATCATGGCGACCATGCTCGACCAGCTCGACGTGCGGCCGGGGCACCGGGTGCTGGAGATCGGCGCGGGCACCGGCTACAACGCGGCGCTGCTGGCCCGCTTGGTGGGGCCGGAGGGGCGCGTGGTGGCCCTGGACCTCGACGAGGACACGGTGGAGCAGGCCAGGGAGCACCTGGCGGCGGCCGGGGTGTCCGGGGTCGAGGTGCTGTGCCGCGACGGGGCAGCCGGGCATCCCGAGCCGGCCCCGTACGACCGGCTGATCGCGACCGTCGGCGTGTGGGACCTCGCGCCCGCCTGGCTGGCGCAGCTGCGCCCGGACGGGCGGCTCGTGGTGCCGCTCGACCTGCGCGGCGTGCAGGTGTCGGCGGCCATGGAGCGCGACGGCGAGCGGTGGGTGAGCCGGTCGGTGGCGCCGTGCGGGTTCATGCGCATGCGCGGCTCGTTCACGGGGACGGAGGCGGTCGTGGTGGCGCGCCAGGACCCGATGCTCATGCTGATGTTGCCCGAGCCGCGCGAGGTCGGCGACGTGCCGGCGGCGCTGGACGCGGCGCCCACCGAGATCACGGTGCGGCGCGAGGAGGCGGCGCCGCCGTTCACCGTCGCCATGGGGATGGCGCTGTGGCTGGCGCTGCACGAGCCGCGCTGGTGCGCCCTGAGCGGCGACTTCGGCTCAGGGCCCGGCTTCACGGCGGGCGTCGTGGAGCCGGGCGGCATCGCGCTGCTCGCCGTGTCGGGCTCGCTGGTCGCGCGCGGTCACGGGGAGGCCGGGGCGCGGCTGGCGGCGGAGCTGGCCGCGCACGTCAGGGCCTGGGACGAGGCCGGCCGCCCCGAGGCGAGCGCCCTGCGCATCGAGGCCCACCCGCACGCCCCGGCCACCGGCGCCACCCCGGCCGGCGGCGGGGCGGTCGTCATCGAGAAGCGGCACACCACCCTGGTGCTGGGTTTCGGCTAG
- a CDS encoding pyridoxamine 5'-phosphate oxidase family protein, translating into MSQPTPRSAEQRKQDTLHRLEHDVDAWVATAGADGTPYMVPLSFLWDGEALVISTASASPTARNLLAGGRTRVAIGLVRDVVLIEGTARATPATEVSVELGDAFAEKAGFDPRKDADGYHYFHITPVRLQAWREANELRGRDLIRDGAWTV; encoded by the coding sequence ATGTCCCAGCCCACCCCGCGCAGCGCCGAGCAGCGCAAGCAGGACACGCTGCACCGCCTGGAGCACGACGTGGACGCCTGGGTGGCCACCGCCGGGGCGGACGGGACACCGTACATGGTGCCGCTGTCCTTCCTGTGGGACGGCGAGGCGCTGGTCATCTCCACGGCCAGCGCCAGCCCCACCGCGCGCAACCTGCTGGCCGGTGGGCGCACGCGGGTGGCGATCGGGCTGGTGCGCGACGTCGTGCTCATCGAGGGCACGGCGCGGGCCACGCCCGCCACCGAGGTGTCCGTCGAGCTGGGCGACGCGTTCGCGGAGAAGGCGGGGTTCGATCCGCGCAAGGATGCCGACGGCTACCACTACTTCCACATCACGCCGGTGCGGCTGCAGGCGTGGCGGGAGGCGAACGAGCTGCGCGGGCGCGACCTCATCCGCGACGGGGCCTGGACGGTCTAG
- a CDS encoding DUF2382 domain-containing protein yields the protein MQTEIRNLLDCHVVGSDGQSIGKVGQIYLNDRTGEPEWVTVRTGLFGMKQTFVPLANSRRSGDEIRVPFDKEMIKDAPNVDVDDRLSLNEEADLYRYYGMQPTDIPRQRAGEARTRGPVTGEPERGGLAGERAGLTGERTGMPGAGTGMTGGMTGERAGMAGEMRGDLTDDDRDIEMTRSEEQLHIGKETRETGRVRLHKYVETENVQQKIPLSHEEVVIEREPIRDGELAGPHEIQAEDRQMILHEERAVVGKETKPVERVHVRKQDVQHEETVEGQVRKERLEIDEEGATKDDKDLPFGRRGDMPPGR from the coding sequence ATGCAAACAGAGATCCGCAACCTACTCGACTGCCACGTGGTGGGGTCGGACGGACAGTCGATCGGCAAGGTGGGCCAGATCTACCTCAACGATCGCACGGGCGAGCCGGAGTGGGTGACCGTCCGCACGGGGCTCTTCGGGATGAAGCAGACCTTCGTGCCGCTGGCCAACTCCCGCCGCTCGGGCGACGAGATCAGGGTCCCCTTCGACAAGGAGATGATCAAGGACGCGCCCAACGTCGACGTGGACGACCGCCTCTCCCTGAACGAGGAGGCCGACCTCTACCGCTACTACGGCATGCAGCCGACCGACATCCCGCGCCAGCGCGCCGGCGAGGCCCGCACCCGCGGCCCCGTCACCGGGGAGCCGGAGCGGGGCGGCCTGGCGGGCGAGCGAGCGGGCCTGACCGGCGAGCGCACCGGCATGCCGGGCGCGGGCACCGGGATGACAGGCGGCATGACAGGGGAACGCGCCGGCATGGCCGGCGAGATGCGCGGCGACCTCACCGACGACGACCGCGACATCGAGATGACCCGGTCGGAGGAGCAGCTGCACATCGGCAAGGAGACCAGGGAGACAGGCCGCGTACGCCTGCACAAGTACGTCGAGACCGAGAACGTCCAGCAGAAGATCCCGCTCTCCCACGAGGAGGTCGTGATCGAGCGCGAGCCCATCCGTGACGGCGAGCTGGCCGGGCCGCACGAGATCCAGGCGGAGGACCGCCAGATGATCCTGCACGAGGAGCGCGCGGTCGTCGGCAAGGAGACCAAGCCGGTCGAGCGCGTCCACGTGCGCAAGCAGGACGTCCAGCACGAGGAGACCGTCGAGGGCCAGGTCCGCAAGGAGCGGCTGGAGATCGACGAGGAGGGCGCGACCAAGGACGACAAGGACCTGCCCTTCGGCCGTCGCGGCGACATGCCGCCGGGGCGGTAA
- a CDS encoding NAD(P)-dependent alcohol dehydrogenase, whose amino-acid sequence MQSNEMRAALFDRYGPPDVLYVGTVPRPVPSPGEVLVRVHATSVNGGELAGRAGRVRLVTGLAQRGWPKRMGLDFAGEVVALGAGTSGPKVGDRVWGVLGRTFGSDAEYLAVRPRRLSLAPKGLDLVEAAALPVGMTAITALRDKARLRPGERLLVRGGSGGVGVVAVQLGRALGAHVTALAGARNLGLVRDLGADEAHDYATTAPADLEPFDVILDTVGTEHPAYRRLLTPSGRMVAIAFDLSRPAASLGYLAASAVHGRRRVRAFSGNPDHRLLADLARYVEDGAIRPVVDTVFPLDDLAGAHRALEAGGVRGKFVVRIA is encoded by the coding sequence ATGCAGAGCAACGAGATGCGCGCGGCCCTCTTCGATCGGTACGGCCCCCCGGACGTCCTGTACGTGGGCACGGTCCCCAGGCCGGTCCCGTCCCCGGGCGAGGTGCTCGTCCGCGTGCACGCCACCAGCGTCAACGGCGGCGAGCTGGCCGGCCGGGCGGGCAGGGTGCGGCTGGTGACGGGGCTGGCCCAGCGCGGCTGGCCGAAGCGGATGGGGCTGGACTTCGCCGGCGAGGTCGTCGCCCTCGGCGCCGGCACCAGCGGCCCGAAGGTGGGGGACCGGGTGTGGGGCGTGCTGGGGCGCACGTTCGGCAGCGACGCCGAGTACCTGGCCGTCCGCCCCCGCCGTCTGTCCCTGGCGCCGAAGGGACTCGACCTGGTCGAGGCCGCGGCGCTGCCGGTGGGCATGACGGCGATCACGGCGCTGCGCGACAAGGCGCGGCTGCGGCCGGGCGAGCGGCTGCTCGTGCGCGGCGGCAGCGGCGGCGTGGGCGTGGTGGCGGTGCAGCTCGGCCGGGCGCTCGGCGCGCACGTCACCGCGCTCGCCGGGGCCCGCAACCTGGGTCTGGTCCGCGACCTCGGCGCCGACGAGGCCCACGACTACGCCACCACCGCCCCGGCGGACCTGGAGCCGTTCGACGTGATCCTGGACACCGTCGGCACCGAGCACCCCGCCTACCGGCGCCTGCTGACCCCGTCAGGCCGCATGGTGGCGATCGCCTTCGACCTCTCCCGGCCCGCCGCGTCGCTGGGCTACCTCGCCGCCTCCGCCGTCCACGGCCGGCGCCGCGTGCGCGCCTTCAGCGGCAACCCGGACCACCGGCTCCTCGCCGACCTCGCCCGGTACGTGGAGGACGGCGCGATCCGCCCGGTCGTGGACACCGTGTTCCCCCTGGACGACCTCGCCGGGGCGCACCGGGCGCTGGAGGCGGGCGGGGTGCGGGGGAAGTTCGTCGTCCGGATCGCCTGA
- a CDS encoding methyltransferase family protein produces the protein MRRTPAAAVSATFFAAGPGVVAVLVPYWISGWRLRSPFPDPVMIPLRGLGAILVLAGLAVIVNAFVRFVVEGFGTPIPVAAPDRLVVGGFYRHVRNPMYVAIFAAVIGQALLLGDPWLLLYVAVLAVPVYSFVHWYEEPHLTRKFGADYETYRAHVPGWWPRLSPYRS, from the coding sequence ATGCGCAGAACGCCCGCAGCCGCCGTCAGCGCCACCTTCTTCGCCGCCGGCCCAGGAGTCGTCGCCGTGCTGGTCCCGTACTGGATCAGCGGCTGGCGGCTCCGCAGCCCCTTCCCGGATCCGGTCATGATCCCGCTCAGGGGGCTGGGCGCGATCCTGGTGCTCGCGGGGCTGGCGGTGATCGTCAACGCGTTCGTCAGGTTCGTGGTCGAGGGGTTCGGCACGCCGATCCCGGTCGCGGCGCCCGACCGGCTCGTGGTCGGCGGTTTCTACCGGCATGTCCGCAACCCCATGTATGTGGCGATCTTCGCCGCCGTCATCGGCCAGGCCCTGCTCCTCGGCGATCCCTGGCTGCTGCTCTACGTCGCCGTGCTGGCGGTCCCGGTCTACTCCTTCGTGCACTGGTACGAGGAGCCGCACCTGACCCGGAAGTTCGGCGCCGACTACGAGACCTACCGGGCCCACGTGCCGGGGTGGTGGCCGCGGCTGAGCCCGTATCGGTCCTGA
- a CDS encoding acetylxylan esterase, with protein MPLFDLPLDQLRDYRPERDEPADFADFWSATLAEAREFDLAAEYVPYDLPLTGVDVFDVSFAGWGGHRINGWFLLPRGAAGPVPCVVHYIGYSGGRGFPKDHLLWPAAGYAVLVMETRGHGGANVGSPGTTGDPHGSSGPQAPGMMTKGILDPADYYYRRVFTDAVRAVDAAAAHPAVDAGRVVVAGGSQGGAIAQATAALHPGVRAALIDVPFLSHFRRAVEITGRDPYQELVRFLATRRDAADQVFRTLAYFDGMNFAARATVPALYSVALMDDVCPPSTVFAAYNHWQGPKEITVWPWNNHEGGGGYQSEEQVRYLHKLFGEG; from the coding sequence GTGCCACTGTTCGACCTGCCGCTCGATCAACTCCGCGACTACCGCCCCGAGCGTGACGAACCCGCCGACTTCGCCGACTTCTGGTCCGCCACCCTGGCCGAGGCGAGAGAGTTCGACCTCGCGGCGGAGTACGTCCCGTACGACCTGCCGCTGACCGGCGTGGACGTGTTCGACGTGTCGTTCGCGGGATGGGGCGGGCACCGCATCAACGGCTGGTTCCTGCTGCCGCGCGGCGCCGCCGGCCCGGTGCCGTGCGTGGTGCACTACATCGGCTACAGCGGCGGCCGCGGCTTCCCCAAGGACCACCTGCTGTGGCCGGCGGCCGGGTACGCCGTCCTCGTCATGGAGACGCGCGGCCACGGCGGCGCGAACGTCGGCAGCCCCGGCACCACCGGTGACCCGCACGGCAGCTCGGGGCCGCAGGCGCCCGGCATGATGACCAAGGGCATCCTGGACCCGGCCGACTACTACTACCGGCGCGTGTTCACCGACGCCGTCCGGGCGGTGGACGCGGCGGCGGCGCATCCGGCCGTGGACGCGGGGCGTGTCGTCGTAGCGGGCGGCAGCCAGGGCGGCGCGATCGCGCAGGCGACGGCGGCGCTGCACCCCGGGGTCAGGGCGGCGCTGATCGACGTGCCGTTCCTGTCGCACTTCCGGCGGGCCGTCGAGATCACCGGGCGGGACCCGTACCAGGAGCTGGTCAGGTTCCTCGCCACCCGGCGGGACGCCGCCGACCAGGTGTTCCGCACGCTGGCGTACTTCGACGGGATGAACTTCGCGGCGCGTGCGACGGTGCCCGCGCTCTACTCGGTGGCCTTGATGGACGACGTGTGCCCGCCGTCCACGGTGTTCGCCGCCTACAACCACTGGCAGGGCCCGAAGGAGATCACCGTCTGGCCGTGGAACAACCACGAGGGCGGGGGCGGCTACCAGTCGGAGGAGCAGGTGCGTTACCTGCACAAGCTGTTCGGTGAGGGCTGA
- a CDS encoding HesB/IscA family protein yields the protein MLTLTANAAQAIRDLTANAPEPEQSGIRISSQGEGASALTLTLATAPEPADAVVENEGARVYLDPVAATVLEDKSLDAGADDQGSVSFLVTEQSA from the coding sequence GTGCTCACCCTGACAGCCAACGCAGCCCAGGCGATTCGCGACCTGACCGCGAACGCGCCCGAGCCCGAGCAGAGCGGGATTCGCATCTCGTCGCAGGGGGAGGGAGCCAGCGCGCTCACTCTCACCCTGGCCACCGCCCCCGAACCGGCGGACGCGGTGGTCGAGAACGAAGGGGCGCGGGTCTACCTCGACCCGGTGGCGGCGACTGTGCTGGAGGACAAGTCCCTGGACGCCGGCGCCGATGACCAGGGGAGCGTGTCGTTCCTGGTCACCGAGCAGTCAGCTTGA
- a CDS encoding DUF4142 domain-containing protein — MRTSLSLPLAAATLAVLTGCAADVAPNTAAVAARTDTQPSEQDRAWMRTIHQGNLSEVQAGRLAMGKGATKQVKNIGKLLLDDHTKLDVKVTQAATQLGVELPTSPSKAQQAEVRRLRAATGQDFDQDFLSGMIKAHREALAATKTQVSKGSNQTVKALAQTAQQSLQHHLDELEQAQDG, encoded by the coding sequence ATGCGCACGAGTCTGTCCCTGCCGCTGGCCGCCGCGACGCTGGCCGTTCTCACCGGGTGTGCCGCCGACGTGGCGCCCAACACCGCGGCCGTGGCCGCGCGCACCGACACGCAGCCGTCCGAGCAGGACAGGGCCTGGATGCGGACCATCCACCAGGGCAACCTGTCCGAGGTGCAGGCCGGCCGGCTCGCGATGGGCAAGGGCGCCACCAAGCAGGTCAAGAACATCGGCAAGCTGCTGCTCGACGACCACACGAAGCTGGACGTCAAGGTCACCCAGGCGGCCACGCAGCTCGGCGTCGAGCTGCCCACCTCGCCGTCCAAGGCGCAGCAGGCCGAGGTCAGGCGGCTGCGCGCCGCCACGGGCCAGGACTTCGACCAGGACTTCCTGTCCGGCATGATCAAGGCGCACCGGGAGGCGCTGGCCGCCACGAAGACGCAGGTCTCCAAGGGCTCCAACCAGACGGTCAAGGCGCTGGCCCAGACGGCCCAGCAGTCACTGCAGCACCATCTGGACGAGCTGGAGCAGGCCCAGGACGGCTGA
- a CDS encoding exo-alpha-sialidase has product MRVSRAVVAAMSVAAGLPAYHGPAQAGGGYCVLPDHPTQSGPYLVATASFLDWIHPNPPPADPEPEGAERLEFAGFPNVSALDVTGRRGRPETKVIATYTTNVDKVVTLTSAAAVSTDGGRTFGPSSPTPLRESPIELHDGRFFATEYYLARTGPHTARLGVLTSSALDDGESWLRSEAVLTTPGDLLPGGAAHGAPIQLADGTILITAYARYGGTGAYQAEVYASRDGGRTFERRGVIAVPEPGFAYNEAAIEQAMDGSLVAVLRRDGGRYSTLHQSRSTDGGLTWQPVAGLRLAGYDCVVRGVAPRLLLMPGGALVLSAGRPDNWLAVSPDGLGQEWLEPRVTYHNRDGEVDTRGSSGYTGVAAVGPHRFIQVFDNCKLAGVRPDGLLDETACPAHGRFEYGGRYAVKRLLFDVATPGKRLDLAALRRAGRLRVSTDMRWTSPRRPRTRPGGALDGSTGYWSSAVSRGRGRYVLHLDRPYALARIGLSLRPGHPASARVYVSGNGRSWGEPVVTIKDRVDHALRYDELGRTARHVKVVTEPAPGCDREIGRECAVLNEVELYS; this is encoded by the coding sequence GTGCGGGTGTCCAGAGCCGTGGTCGCGGCCATGTCGGTGGCCGCCGGGCTGCCCGCGTACCACGGTCCGGCGCAGGCCGGAGGCGGTTACTGCGTGCTACCTGATCACCCCACTCAGTCCGGCCCTTACCTCGTCGCCACTGCTTCCTTCCTAGACTGGATTCATCCGAATCCGCCGCCCGCCGACCCGGAGCCGGAGGGCGCGGAGCGGCTGGAGTTCGCGGGGTTCCCGAACGTGTCGGCGCTCGACGTCACCGGCCGCCGCGGCCGGCCCGAGACGAAGGTGATCGCCACCTACACCACGAACGTGGACAAGGTCGTCACCCTCACCAGCGCGGCGGCCGTCTCGACGGACGGCGGGCGCACCTTCGGCCCGTCCAGCCCGACGCCGCTGCGGGAGTCGCCGATCGAGCTGCACGACGGCCGGTTCTTCGCCACGGAGTACTACCTGGCCAGGACGGGCCCGCACACCGCCCGGCTGGGCGTGCTGACCTCCTCGGCGCTGGACGACGGCGAGAGCTGGCTGCGCTCGGAGGCCGTGCTGACCACGCCGGGCGACCTGCTGCCCGGCGGGGCGGCGCACGGAGCGCCGATCCAGCTGGCCGACGGGACGATCCTGATCACCGCCTACGCCCGCTACGGCGGCACCGGGGCGTACCAGGCGGAGGTGTACGCCAGCCGCGACGGCGGGCGCACCTTCGAGCGGCGCGGCGTGATCGCCGTGCCCGAGCCCGGGTTCGCCTACAACGAGGCGGCGATCGAGCAGGCGATGGACGGCAGCCTCGTAGCGGTGCTGCGCCGCGACGGCGGCCGGTACTCCACGCTGCACCAGAGCCGCTCCACCGACGGCGGGCTCACCTGGCAGCCGGTGGCCGGGCTGCGCCTGGCCGGTTACGACTGCGTGGTGCGCGGGGTGGCGCCCCGGCTGCTGCTGATGCCCGGCGGCGCGCTGGTGCTGAGCGCCGGGCGGCCGGACAACTGGCTGGCCGTCTCGCCCGACGGGCTCGGCCAGGAGTGGCTGGAGCCCCGGGTGACCTACCACAACCGCGACGGCGAGGTGGACACGCGCGGCTCCTCCGGCTACACAGGCGTGGCCGCCGTGGGGCCGCACCGGTTCATCCAGGTGTTCGACAACTGCAAGCTGGCGGGCGTGCGGCCGGACGGGCTGCTGGACGAGACGGCGTGCCCGGCGCACGGGCGCTTCGAGTACGGCGGGCGGTACGCGGTCAAGCGCCTGCTGTTCGACGTGGCCACCCCCGGCAAGCGCCTGGACCTGGCCGCGCTGCGCCGCGCCGGCCGGCTGCGCGTCTCCACCGACATGCGCTGGACGAGCCCGCGCCGCCCCAGGACGCGCCCCGGCGGGGCCCTGGACGGCAGCACGGGTTACTGGTCGAGCGCCGTCTCCCGGGGCCGGGGCCGCTACGTGCTGCACCTGGACCGGCCGTACGCGCTGGCCAGGATCGGGCTGAGCCTGCGGCCGGGCCATCCGGCGAGCGCCCGCGTGTACGTGTCGGGGAACGGCCGCTCCTGGGGCGAGCCGGTCGTCACGATCAAGGACAGGGTCGACCACGCCCTGCGCTACGACGAGCTCGGCCGCACCGCCCGGCACGTCAAGGTCGTCACCGAGCCCGCGCCCGGCTGCGACAGGGAAATCGGCCGCGAGTGCGCCGTGCTGAACGAGGTCGAGCTCTATTCATGA